The following proteins are co-located in the Spinactinospora alkalitolerans genome:
- a CDS encoding M20/M25/M40 family metallo-hydrolase: MAFGVGFAPAAQADDGRLPRLVKTDNIRAHMENLQTIADYNGGNRAHGTPGYDVAAMYVIDQLERAGYEPVKNTYEFDAWVENSTAELAQTAPEARDFAHGDDFITMSYSGAGDVTAPGVPVDADSADSGCEPGDFADFPDGAIAVVQRGTCTFEQKAVNAADAGAAAVVIFNHGATEGDTGPINGTVANLSAIPVVGASVAVGEALTSAGDDLELHVKVDSEVRTESSYNIIAETRHGRDDNVVVVGAHLDSVEEGSGMNDNASGSAAVLETAKQMRKLGRINNTVRFAFWGTEEQGLIGSTEYVEGLSEAERDEIALYLNFDMIGSPNFGRFVYDGRGELPGSIAPPSGSGAIQKVFEDHFAGRGLVSEPTEFSGRSDYSAFMEAGIASGGLFSGGDGTKTEEQVEYYGGTAGEDYDPNYHTAADDLDNINWDSVDQLSDAMAHSVETFADSTLPVNGVLRTQEAQQEIAFDRQADRWLR; this comes from the coding sequence ATGGCGTTCGGCGTCGGTTTCGCACCCGCGGCCCAGGCGGACGACGGCCGGCTGCCCCGGCTGGTGAAGACCGACAACATCCGCGCCCACATGGAGAACCTCCAGACGATCGCGGACTACAACGGCGGCAACCGCGCCCACGGCACCCCGGGCTACGACGTGGCCGCGATGTACGTCATCGACCAGCTCGAGCGCGCCGGGTACGAACCGGTCAAGAACACCTACGAGTTCGACGCCTGGGTCGAGAACAGCACGGCCGAACTCGCCCAGACCGCGCCCGAGGCGCGCGACTTCGCGCACGGGGACGACTTCATCACGATGTCGTACTCCGGGGCCGGCGACGTCACCGCTCCGGGCGTCCCGGTGGACGCCGACAGCGCCGACAGCGGCTGCGAGCCGGGCGACTTCGCCGACTTCCCCGACGGCGCGATCGCCGTCGTCCAGCGGGGCACCTGCACGTTCGAGCAGAAGGCCGTCAACGCGGCCGACGCGGGCGCCGCGGCGGTCGTGATCTTCAACCACGGCGCGACCGAGGGCGACACCGGCCCCATCAACGGCACCGTGGCCAACCTGAGCGCGATCCCGGTCGTGGGCGCCTCCGTGGCGGTGGGAGAGGCCCTGACCTCGGCGGGCGATGACCTGGAGCTGCACGTCAAGGTCGACTCCGAGGTGCGCACCGAGTCCTCCTACAACATCATCGCCGAGACCCGGCACGGCAGGGACGACAACGTGGTCGTCGTCGGCGCCCACCTCGACAGCGTCGAGGAGGGCTCGGGCATGAACGACAACGCGAGCGGCTCGGCGGCGGTCCTGGAGACCGCCAAGCAGATGCGCAAGCTCGGCAGGATCAACAACACGGTGCGCTTCGCGTTCTGGGGCACCGAGGAACAGGGCCTCATCGGCTCCACCGAGTACGTGGAGGGCCTGAGCGAGGCCGAGCGGGACGAGATCGCGCTCTACCTGAACTTCGACATGATCGGCTCGCCCAACTTCGGCCGGTTCGTCTACGACGGCCGCGGGGAGCTGCCCGGGTCCATCGCCCCGCCGTCGGGCTCCGGCGCGATCCAGAAGGTGTTCGAGGACCACTTCGCCGGACGGGGCCTGGTCAGCGAGCCCACCGAGTTCAGCGGGCGGTCCGACTACAGCGCCTTCATGGAGGCCGGCATCGCCTCGGGCGGCCTGTTCAGCGGTGGCGACGGAACCAAGACCGAGGAGCAGGTCGAGTACTACGGCGGTACCGCCGGTGAGGACTACGACCCGAATTACCACACCGCCGCCGACGACCTCGACAACATCAACTGGGACAGCGTGGACCAATTGTCCGACGCCATGGCCCACTCGGTGGAGACCTTCGCCGACAGCACGCTGCCCGTGAACGGCGTGCTGCGGACCCAGGAGGCCCAGCAGGAGATCGCGTTCGACCGCCAGGCCGATCGCTGGCTGCGGTAA
- a CDS encoding FadR/GntR family transcriptional regulator — MPTKRSARPRPIARPRLYEQLVERLCEYVREAGLAPGDRLPPERELSATLGVSRASLSQALVALEVQGVIDVRHGDGAIVRRTVAEEQVLALLRDRRNRRAEIIEARQALEVKLAELAAQRRDRDDLAEIDAALSVMRSEVAAGERGVLGDERFHAAITQAARSRLLARMMAEISPMIAETRVESLSQPGRPAASLAGHERIAEAIRSEDPRRAADAMRSHLLLVSDVESLQD; from the coding sequence ATGCCCACGAAACGCAGCGCCCGTCCCCGCCCGATCGCCCGCCCCCGCCTCTACGAACAGTTGGTCGAGCGGCTCTGCGAGTACGTCCGCGAAGCCGGGCTGGCACCGGGCGACCGGCTGCCGCCCGAGCGGGAGCTGTCCGCCACGCTCGGGGTGAGCCGGGCCTCGCTGAGTCAGGCCCTGGTGGCGCTGGAGGTCCAGGGCGTCATCGACGTGCGGCACGGGGACGGCGCCATCGTCCGGCGGACCGTGGCCGAGGAACAGGTGCTGGCGCTGCTGCGGGACCGGCGCAACCGGCGGGCCGAGATCATCGAGGCGCGCCAGGCCCTGGAGGTCAAGCTCGCCGAACTCGCCGCCCAGCGCCGGGACCGCGACGACCTGGCCGAGATCGACGCCGCGCTGTCGGTCATGCGTTCGGAGGTGGCGGCGGGGGAGCGCGGCGTGCTGGGCGACGAGCGCTTCCACGCGGCGATCACCCAGGCCGCGCGGTCGCGGCTGCTGGCGCGGATGATGGCGGAGATCTCCCCGATGATCGCCGAGACCCGGGTGGAGTCGCTGTCGCAGCCGGGCCGGCCGGCCGCGTCGCTGGCCGGCCACGAACGCATCGCCGAGGCGATTCGGTCCGAGGACCCCCGGCGCGCCGCCGACGCGATGCGGTCCCACCTGCTGCTGGTCTCCGACGTCGAGTCCCTGCAGGACTGA
- a CDS encoding cob(I)yrinic acid a,c-diamide adenosyltransferase yields MTKRDTDKPVVLSKIYTRTGDAGATALGDMSRTSKTDPRLVAYADAEEANAAIGVALALGEVPDDVRALLVRIQNELFDLGADLSCPVVPDPEFPPLRIEADYIDRLEEACDAYNADLPKLRSFILPGGTPAAALLHTARVVVRRAERSAWSAIEAHGDSVNPLTARYLNRLSDLLFILCRTLSQATGEVLWKPGGER; encoded by the coding sequence ATGACGAAACGGGATACCGACAAGCCGGTCGTGCTGTCCAAGATCTACACCCGCACCGGGGACGCCGGCGCGACCGCGCTCGGCGACATGAGCCGCACGTCCAAGACCGACCCGCGGCTCGTGGCCTACGCCGACGCCGAAGAGGCCAACGCCGCGATCGGGGTGGCCCTGGCGCTGGGCGAGGTGCCCGACGACGTCCGCGCCCTGCTCGTGCGGATCCAGAACGAGCTGTTCGACCTCGGCGCCGACCTGAGCTGCCCGGTCGTGCCGGACCCCGAGTTCCCGCCGCTGCGGATCGAGGCCGACTACATCGACCGCCTGGAGGAGGCCTGCGACGCCTACAACGCCGACCTCCCGAAGCTGCGCAGCTTCATCCTGCCCGGCGGCACCCCGGCCGCGGCGCTGCTGCACACCGCCCGGGTGGTGGTCCGCCGCGCCGAGCGCAGCGCCTGGAGCGCGATCGAGGCGCACGGCGACTCGGTCAACCCGCTGACCGCGCGCTACCTCAACCGGCTCTCAGACCTGCTGTTCATCCTCTGCCGCACGCTCAGCCAGGCGACCGGAGAGGTCCTCTGGAAGCCGGGCGGAGAGCGCTGA
- a CDS encoding carboxyl transferase domain-containing protein, with the protein MNRRPSARELLDRTLDTGSFASWDTPPVDVRPDPGYAADLAAARERSGCDEAVITGEGLLRGRRVAIIACEFSFLAGSIGVAAAERLVVAIERATAERLPLLAAPASGGTRMQEGTVAFLAMVKISAAIAAHKAAGLPYLVYLRHPTTGGVLASWGSQGHVTVAEPGALIGFLGPRVYEALYDRPFPEGVQVAENLHRSGLIDAVLQPEDVPAIAERAFNVLLARAEGLPEGPEPVDEPIPDVPAWDSIVCSRRPGRPGVRALLRHAATDVVPLNGTGEGESDPGLLLALARFGGAPCVLLGQDRDRQSVERPLGPAALREARRGMRIARELRLPLVTVIDTPGAALSKEAEERGMAGQIARCLAELVTLEAPTVSVLLGQGTGGGALALVPADRVISAQHGWLSPLPPEGASAIVHRTVDRAPELAAQQGVRSTELRDNGIVDRIVAEHADASDEPEAFCRRMGAVLRHELTDLLHTDPAVRVAARHDRYRRLGLPG; encoded by the coding sequence GTGAACCGCCGCCCCAGCGCCCGCGAACTGCTGGACCGCACCCTTGACACCGGATCGTTCGCCTCCTGGGACACCCCGCCGGTCGACGTGCGGCCAGATCCCGGCTACGCGGCCGACCTGGCCGCCGCACGGGAGCGCAGCGGCTGCGACGAAGCGGTGATCACCGGTGAGGGCCTGCTGCGCGGGCGCCGGGTGGCCATCATCGCGTGCGAGTTCTCCTTCCTGGCCGGATCGATCGGGGTGGCCGCCGCCGAGCGGCTGGTCGTCGCGATCGAGCGGGCCACGGCCGAGCGGCTGCCGCTGCTGGCCGCACCCGCCTCGGGCGGCACCCGCATGCAGGAGGGCACCGTGGCGTTCCTGGCCATGGTGAAGATCTCCGCCGCGATCGCCGCGCACAAGGCCGCGGGTCTGCCCTACCTCGTCTACCTGCGCCACCCCACGACCGGGGGCGTGCTGGCCTCCTGGGGGTCGCAGGGCCACGTCACCGTCGCCGAGCCCGGCGCGCTCATCGGCTTCCTCGGCCCCCGGGTCTACGAGGCGCTCTACGACCGGCCGTTCCCCGAAGGCGTGCAGGTCGCCGAGAACCTGCACCGCAGCGGGCTGATCGACGCCGTGCTGCAGCCCGAGGACGTCCCCGCCATCGCCGAGCGCGCGTTCAACGTGCTGCTGGCGCGGGCCGAAGGCCTGCCCGAAGGGCCGGAGCCGGTCGACGAGCCGATCCCCGACGTCCCCGCGTGGGACTCCATCGTCTGCTCCCGGCGGCCGGGGCGTCCGGGCGTGCGCGCCCTGCTGCGCCACGCGGCCACCGACGTCGTCCCCCTCAACGGCACCGGCGAGGGGGAGTCCGATCCGGGGCTGCTGCTGGCGCTCGCCCGGTTCGGCGGGGCCCCGTGCGTGCTGCTGGGCCAGGACCGCGACCGCCAGAGCGTGGAGCGCCCACTGGGGCCGGCCGCGCTGCGCGAGGCTCGGCGGGGCATGCGGATCGCGAGAGAGCTACGGTTGCCGCTGGTCACGGTCATCGACACCCCCGGGGCCGCGCTGTCCAAGGAGGCCGAAGAGCGCGGGATGGCCGGCCAGATCGCGCGCTGCCTGGCCGAACTGGTGACCCTGGAGGCCCCGACCGTGTCGGTGCTGCTGGGCCAGGGCACCGGCGGCGGCGCGCTCGCCCTGGTCCCGGCCGACCGGGTGATCAGCGCCCAGCACGGGTGGCTGTCCCCGCTGCCGCCCGAGGGCGCGAGCGCGATCGTGCACCGCACCGTGGACCGGGCGCCCGAGCTCGCCGCGCAGCAGGGCGTGCGCTCGACCGAGCTGCGCGACAACGGGATCGTGGACCGGATCGTCGCCGAGCACGCCGACGCCTCCGACGAGCCCGAGGCGTTCTGCCGCCGCATGGGCGCGGTCCTGCGCCACGAGCTCACCGACCTGCTGCACACCGACCCCGCCGTGCGCGTCGCCGCCCGGCACGACCGCTACCGGAGGCTGGGGCTGCCGGGGTGA
- a CDS encoding DUF2550 domain-containing protein, giving the protein MLLALILLALIAVTVRRFVLERGGGAVECYLRPGAGGRRPWRIGCGRYGTEELRWYRIFSLWPRPTAELSRRGLVVMGRRAPAGDDLRELTGDLIVVEVGWLAADGSDPKEPVYELAMSEGALTGFLSWLESMPPGTHWPS; this is encoded by the coding sequence ATGCTGCTCGCCCTGATCCTGCTGGCCCTCATCGCCGTGACCGTGCGCCGGTTCGTCCTGGAGCGCGGGGGCGGCGCCGTCGAGTGCTACCTGCGCCCCGGCGCGGGCGGGCGGCGCCCCTGGCGCATCGGATGCGGGCGCTACGGCACGGAGGAACTGCGCTGGTACCGCATCTTCTCCCTGTGGCCGCGGCCGACAGCAGAGCTGTCGCGCCGCGGTCTCGTCGTTATGGGGCGGCGTGCTCCGGCGGGTGACGACCTCAGGGAGCTCACCGGCGACCTCATTGTGGTCGAGGTGGGATGGCTCGCCGCGGACGGCTCCGACCCCAAGGAACCGGTCTACGAGCTGGCCATGAGCGAGGGCGCGCTGACCGGATTCCTGTCGTGGCTGGAGTCGATGCCGCCGGGAACCCACTGGCCGTCGTAG
- a CDS encoding SLC13 family permease — MIGPSMSPEIITILALVAMFVVATVLPVNMGALAFVAAFLVGTLAVGMDADGILGAFPGGLFLTLVGITYLFAIAQNNGTVDLLVRGAVRLVGGRVAAIPWIMFAITALLTAMGALSPAAVAIIAPIALGFAARYGINPLLMGMMVVHGAQGGGFSPISVYGVTVNGIVGGTDLESSPATLFLATLLFNLGISVLLFIALGGRSLLGKRADDREKVKVGEHEENAERLAVRGHGSSAYSADQPGSEEPPRGFRFDQAATIVGLLALGVLALGFDLDVGFVSISIAVLLALLSPKAQKGAVNKISWSTVLLLGGVLTFVGVMEEAGTIEYVGDAVAGLGIPLLVALLLCYIGAVVSAFASSTAILGVTIPLAVPFLLAGDIGAVGMIAALSVASTVVDVSPFSTNGALVLANAKDVDPDRFYKQMLAYSGLVVLLGPLLAWGVLVVPNWL; from the coding sequence TTGATCGGTCCCTCTATGTCACCGGAGATCATCACCATTCTGGCGCTGGTGGCCATGTTCGTGGTTGCCACGGTATTGCCCGTGAACATGGGTGCGCTAGCGTTCGTCGCCGCGTTCCTGGTCGGCACGCTGGCCGTGGGAATGGACGCGGACGGCATCCTCGGCGCCTTCCCCGGCGGTCTGTTCCTGACCCTGGTGGGCATCACCTACCTGTTCGCGATCGCGCAGAACAACGGAACCGTCGACCTGCTCGTCCGCGGCGCGGTGCGGCTGGTCGGCGGCCGGGTGGCGGCCATCCCCTGGATCATGTTCGCCATCACCGCCCTGCTCACCGCCATGGGCGCCCTCTCCCCCGCCGCCGTCGCCATCATCGCCCCCATCGCCCTGGGCTTCGCCGCCCGCTACGGGATCAACCCCCTGCTCATGGGCATGATGGTGGTGCACGGAGCGCAGGGAGGAGGCTTCTCGCCCATCAGCGTCTACGGGGTCACGGTCAACGGCATCGTCGGCGGCACCGACCTGGAGAGCAGCCCGGCCACGCTGTTCCTCGCCACCCTGCTGTTCAACCTGGGCATCAGCGTGCTGCTGTTCATCGCGCTGGGCGGCCGCTCCCTGCTCGGCAAGAGGGCCGACGACCGCGAGAAGGTGAAGGTCGGCGAGCACGAGGAGAACGCCGAGCGGCTGGCGGTGCGCGGCCACGGCTCCTCGGCCTACAGCGCCGACCAGCCGGGCAGCGAGGAGCCGCCCCGCGGGTTCCGCTTCGACCAGGCGGCCACCATCGTCGGCCTGCTGGCGCTGGGCGTGCTGGCGCTGGGCTTCGACCTCGACGTCGGCTTCGTCTCCATCAGCATCGCCGTGCTGCTCGCCCTGCTCAGCCCCAAGGCGCAGAAGGGCGCGGTCAACAAGATCAGCTGGTCCACGGTCCTGCTGCTGGGCGGCGTGCTGACCTTCGTCGGCGTCATGGAGGAGGCCGGCACGATCGAGTACGTGGGCGACGCCGTCGCCGGGCTCGGGATCCCGCTGCTCGTCGCGCTGCTGCTCTGCTACATCGGCGCGGTCGTCTCGGCGTTCGCCTCGTCGACGGCCATTCTCGGCGTCACCATCCCCCTGGCCGTCCCGTTCCTGCTCGCCGGGGACATCGGCGCGGTCGGCATGATCGCCGCGCTCTCGGTCGCCTCGACCGTCGTCGACGTCAGCCCGTTCTCCACCAACGGCGCGCTGGTGCTCGCCAACGCCAAGGACGTCGACCCCGACCGCTTCTACAAGCAGATGCTCGCCTACAGCGGCCTGGTCGTCCTCCTCGGCCCGCTGCTGGCCTGGGGCGTGCTGGTCGTGCCGAACTGGCTGTAG
- a CDS encoding F0F1 ATP synthase subunit epsilon: MSKKLFVEIVSPERELWSGEGDMVIAKTVDGEIGIQPGHVPVLALLAPGAVVRILGGRENGEVRVAAHGGFVSVAEDRISILAEIAELAEDIDVQRARGVLEETLAAGATIENEEDVQRLARARGRLRAAGEAA; the protein is encoded by the coding sequence GTGTCGAAGAAGCTTTTCGTCGAGATCGTCTCGCCCGAGCGCGAACTGTGGTCGGGCGAGGGCGACATGGTCATCGCCAAGACCGTCGACGGCGAGATCGGTATCCAGCCCGGGCACGTCCCGGTGCTCGCGCTGCTGGCGCCGGGCGCGGTCGTGCGGATCCTCGGCGGCAGGGAGAACGGGGAGGTCCGGGTGGCGGCGCACGGCGGCTTCGTCTCCGTCGCCGAGGACCGGATCTCGATCCTCGCCGAGATCGCCGAGCTGGCCGAGGACATCGACGTCCAGCGCGCCCGCGGCGTGCTGGAGGAGACCCTCGCCGCCGGCGCGACCATCGAGAACGAGGAGGACGTGCAGCGCCTGGCGCGTGCGCGCGGCCGGCTCCGGGCGGCCGGAGAGGCCGCCTAG
- the atpD gene encoding F0F1 ATP synthase subunit beta, whose amino-acid sequence MTATVEGTAAPGTATGRIARVTGPVVDVEFPADTLPDIYNALHTDVTLGGETKTLTLEVAQHLGGNLIRAISLAPQDGMVRGAEVRDTGEPISVPVGDGVKGHVFNTLGESMDVPSSELKVTERWPIHRKAPAFDQLESKTEMMVTGIKVIDLLTPYVRGGKIGLFGGAGVGKTVLIQEMITRIARNFGGVSVFAGVGERTREGTDLFLEMDEMEVLQDTALVFGQMDEPPGTRLRVALSALTMAEYFRDVQNQDVLLFIDNIFRFTQAGQEVSTLLGRMPSAVGYQPNLADEMGQLQERITSTRGNSITSMQAIYVPADDYTDPAPATTFAHLDATTELSRPISQKGIYPAVDPLASTSRILDPQYVGQEHYDVAQRVIGILQRNNDLQDQIAILGIDELSEEDKIIVNRARRLERFLSQNMFVAEKFTGNPGVFVPLEETISSFKAVCDGEYDHLPEQAFLDVGNIEMAVEKAKTLQG is encoded by the coding sequence GTGACTGCGACTGTTGAAGGGACGGCCGCGCCTGGCACGGCCACCGGGCGCATCGCCCGGGTCACCGGCCCCGTGGTCGACGTGGAGTTCCCCGCCGACACGCTGCCGGACATCTACAACGCCCTGCACACCGACGTGACGCTCGGCGGCGAGACCAAGACCCTGACGCTGGAGGTCGCTCAGCACCTCGGCGGCAACCTGATCCGCGCCATCAGCCTCGCGCCGCAGGACGGCATGGTCCGCGGCGCCGAGGTCCGCGACACCGGCGAACCGATCAGCGTCCCGGTGGGCGACGGCGTCAAGGGCCACGTGTTCAACACGCTGGGCGAGTCCATGGACGTGCCCAGCTCGGAGCTGAAGGTCACCGAGCGCTGGCCGATCCACCGCAAGGCCCCGGCCTTCGACCAGCTCGAGTCGAAGACCGAGATGATGGTGACCGGCATCAAGGTCATCGACCTGCTCACCCCGTACGTGCGCGGTGGCAAGATCGGCCTGTTCGGCGGCGCCGGCGTCGGCAAGACCGTGCTGATCCAGGAGATGATCACCCGCATCGCCCGCAACTTCGGCGGTGTCTCCGTCTTCGCGGGCGTGGGCGAGCGGACCCGTGAGGGCACCGACCTCTTCCTGGAGATGGACGAGATGGAGGTCCTCCAGGACACCGCTCTCGTCTTCGGCCAGATGGACGAGCCCCCGGGCACCCGTCTGCGGGTCGCGCTGTCGGCTCTGACCATGGCGGAGTACTTCCGCGATGTGCAGAACCAGGACGTGCTGCTGTTCATCGACAACATCTTCCGGTTCACCCAGGCCGGCCAGGAGGTCTCCACGCTGCTGGGCCGCATGCCCTCCGCGGTGGGCTACCAGCCGAACCTGGCCGACGAGATGGGTCAGCTCCAGGAGCGCATCACCTCGACCCGCGGCAACTCGATCACCTCGATGCAGGCGATCTACGTGCCCGCGGACGACTACACCGACCCGGCGCCGGCGACCACGTTCGCCCACCTGGACGCGACGACCGAGCTCTCCCGCCCGATCTCGCAGAAGGGCATCTACCCGGCGGTGGACCCGCTGGCGTCGACGTCGCGCATCCTCGACCCGCAGTACGTGGGCCAGGAGCACTACGACGTCGCCCAGCGCGTCATCGGCATCCTGCAGCGCAACAACGACCTGCAGGACCAGATCGCCATCCTCGGTATCGACGAGCTGTCCGAGGAGGACAAGATCATCGTCAACCGGGCGCGGCGCCTGGAGCGGTTCCTCTCGCAGAACATGTTCGTCGCCGAGAAGTTCACCGGCAACCCGGGCGTGTTCGTTCCGCTGGAGGAGACCATCTCCTCCTTCAAGGCGGTGTGCGACGGCGAGTACGACCACCTGCCCGAGCAGGCGTTCCTCGACGTCGGCAACATCGAGATGGCGGTCGAGAAGGCCAAGACGCTGCAGGGCTAG
- a CDS encoding MTH1187 family thiamine-binding protein, protein MIVAFSVSPEGKGESVAPAVARAVRVVRESGLPNRTDAMFTSVEGEWDEVMAVVKRAVEAAGEGASRVGLVLKADIREGMTDGLTRKVEAVERELGG, encoded by the coding sequence ATGATCGTTGCATTCTCAGTGAGTCCAGAGGGCAAGGGCGAATCCGTCGCACCGGCCGTGGCCCGGGCCGTGCGCGTCGTGCGGGAGAGCGGGCTGCCCAACCGCACCGACGCGATGTTCACCAGCGTCGAGGGCGAGTGGGACGAGGTCATGGCCGTCGTCAAGCGCGCCGTCGAGGCCGCGGGCGAGGGCGCCTCGCGGGTCGGCCTGGTGCTGAAGGCCGATATCCGCGAAGGGATGACCGACGGCCTCACCCGCAAGGTCGAAGCCGTCGAACGCGAATTGGGCGGCTGA
- a CDS encoding F0F1 ATP synthase subunit gamma, whose protein sequence is MGAQLRVYRRRIRSTKSMAKITRAMELIATTRISKAQRAVEAAGPYAREITRAVSAVAGKVTEHPLLTEAESPTRAAVLVVTSDKGLAGAFTTNAIKEAESLSALLREQGKEVLLYVVGRKGVAYYQFRDRVVEQEWTGITERPTYLHAKEIGTALMDRFKQDTDEGGVDEIHVVSTEFVSMLTQRAASHRALPLEVEEVDAQLLAKEQGRPLPLYEFEPSAEEALDQLLPQYVTTRIYFALLESAASQWASRRNAMKAATDNAEELVKNLTRQANQARQAEITNEISEIVGGADALAAASAGSE, encoded by the coding sequence ATGGGAGCACAGCTTCGCGTCTATCGCCGGAGGATCCGCTCGACCAAGTCGATGGCGAAGATCACCCGGGCGATGGAGCTCATCGCCACCACCCGCATCAGCAAGGCGCAGCGGGCGGTCGAGGCGGCTGGGCCCTATGCGCGGGAGATCACCCGGGCGGTCTCGGCCGTGGCCGGAAAGGTCACCGAGCACCCGCTGCTCACCGAGGCGGAGAGCCCCACTCGGGCCGCCGTCCTGGTGGTCACCAGCGACAAGGGCCTGGCGGGCGCCTTCACGACCAACGCCATCAAGGAGGCCGAGTCCCTGTCCGCGCTCCTGCGGGAGCAGGGCAAGGAGGTCCTCCTCTACGTCGTGGGCCGCAAGGGCGTCGCCTACTACCAGTTCCGTGACCGCGTCGTCGAGCAGGAGTGGACGGGCATCACCGAACGCCCGACCTACCTGCACGCCAAGGAGATCGGCACGGCCCTGATGGACCGGTTCAAGCAGGACACCGACGAGGGCGGGGTGGATGAGATCCACGTCGTCTCGACCGAGTTCGTCTCGATGCTGACGCAGCGGGCGGCCTCCCACCGGGCGCTGCCCCTGGAGGTCGAGGAGGTCGACGCCCAGCTCCTGGCCAAGGAGCAGGGCAGGCCCCTCCCGCTCTACGAGTTCGAGCCCTCGGCCGAGGAGGCGCTGGACCAGCTGCTTCCGCAGTACGTGACCACCCGGATCTATTTCGCGCTCCTGGAGTCGGCGGCCTCCCAATGGGCGTCGCGCCGCAACGCGATGAAGGCGGCCACCGACAACGCCGAGGAGCTTGTCAAGAACCTGACCCGCCAGGCCAACCAGGCCCGCCAGGCGGAGATCACCAACGAGATCAGCGAGATCGTCGGCGGTGCCGACGCGCTCGCTGCTGCCAGCGCGGGAAGTGAGTAA